A window from Herbaspirillum sp. meg3 encodes these proteins:
- a CDS encoding phage tail protein, whose amino-acid sequence MPSPMIGEVRMFAFGRAPVDWLLCDGSLKQISDYDALFALIGTTYGGDGMSNFALPDLRGRVPVHQGQGMSRSGAMTDRKLGVKGGSETVTLQVAHIPAHTHAFEVSGDQANSLKPDGALLAKAVGDTIYVKPENIKSAAPLSTADTTTSVTGASAPHENTMPTLVLSYCICAKGYFPSRA is encoded by the coding sequence ATGCCTAGCCCCATGATTGGAGAAGTTCGCATGTTCGCCTTCGGCCGCGCGCCGGTCGACTGGCTCTTGTGCGACGGCAGCCTCAAACAAATCAGCGACTACGATGCCTTGTTCGCACTGATCGGCACCACTTACGGCGGCGATGGCATGAGCAACTTCGCTCTGCCGGATCTGCGTGGCCGTGTGCCTGTCCATCAGGGACAAGGCATGAGCAGATCAGGCGCAATGACTGACCGCAAGCTCGGCGTCAAAGGCGGCAGCGAAACAGTGACGCTGCAAGTCGCGCACATTCCTGCCCATACCCATGCGTTCGAAGTCAGCGGCGATCAGGCCAACAGCCTGAAACCTGATGGCGCTCTGCTGGCAAAAGCGGTCGGTGACACCATTTACGTCAAACCGGAAAACATCAAGTCTGCCGCGCCGCTTTCTACCGCCGATACGACGACGTCCGTCACCGGAGCCTCTGCACCGCATGAAAATACGATGCCGACCCTGGTGCTGTCGTATTGCATCTGCGCCAAGGGATATTTCCCTTCCCGAGCCTAA
- a CDS encoding phage tail protein, with protein MTRKSGRASRHVGDIAIAQFREKKMDGEYYLGQIITTAFGIVPKDFAPCNGQLLPVNVYQALFALLGTRYGGDGIRTFALPDLRGRTPVGAGTSVDAAWQPSPYEIGTLDGAETVVLKANQVPAHTHDSVNAVKTGTGDLRTPVNNLLGVSSDKQIYVTGTPATKVKLAANAVNSRGGGAGHDNMQPFQVLSFCIAINGIFPPRP; from the coding sequence GTGACCCGTAAATCCGGACGCGCCTCGCGGCATGTCGGCGACATTGCAATTGCACAGTTCAGGGAGAAGAAAATGGATGGCGAATACTATCTGGGGCAGATCATCACGACGGCGTTCGGTATCGTGCCGAAAGACTTTGCTCCTTGCAATGGACAACTCTTGCCCGTGAATGTCTATCAGGCATTGTTTGCGCTGCTCGGCACGCGTTACGGCGGCGACGGTATCCGTACTTTCGCCTTGCCCGATCTGCGCGGCAGAACGCCGGTCGGCGCCGGAACATCGGTCGACGCCGCGTGGCAACCGTCCCCCTATGAGATCGGCACGCTCGACGGCGCTGAAACCGTGGTGCTCAAAGCCAATCAGGTACCGGCCCACACGCATGACAGTGTCAACGCAGTCAAAACCGGCACCGGCGATCTGCGCACTCCCGTCAACAATCTGCTGGGCGTGAGTTCCGACAAGCAGATCTATGTCACCGGCACGCCTGCCACGAAAGTGAAGCTCGCCGCAAACGCCGTCAACAGCCGCGGCGGCGGTGCAGGTCACGACAACATGCAGCCGTTCCAGGTACTCAGTTTTTGCATCGCGATCAACGGCATTTTCCCGCCGCGTCCCTGA